GTttcgatttaggaaagacctgggtaaatactggatcgGTAagaaggttgttgatttgtggaaccaattaccgggtaacataatagggtcccttgattgtttcatgcgtaggttagacatatatataaatgagtttgggttgatataaataggagctgcctcatatgggccaatagtttttgcagtttccatgattttttttaactaagactagggttctTAAGGGCTGCCAAATGACCTacatagtgaaactgcaagcaggagctgttatcctacctcagctcatctgaagcgccAACTTCATGAAAATATTAAAtacgtacccaactcaattaatgattaatcaaccagttaatccatgggataactgggatttgtcagttgattttgtaaatgcacctaggaaagatagtgtacactctacattattacaaCAGTTAACACtgcagcatcactgagagtactcagggtatgggtaacgatgtgtatcagtgctatcccgacggttctgtagaagaaggtggaagaTGTACCGGATttacatgtaatatatttgaacaatcttctctcgtacctacagcaatgaagcgcgtcaaagactgggcaagtacaactccaaccgaacttgcaggcatataccttgccactgaattgttaaaagacaaaggcagtggacttatatactgtgacacgCAGAGTccactcctggcactgaacgtacatagtagtgacacccagaaaatagtcagtgatatacgaatgaatgttttagctgcgaaggaaaacagatttgaaattaaattcctatggataccatcacatgttggcatctcaaagcatgacattgttgatatgcttgcaaagtcagcctgtagaaaaccagtggtagaaattgatatgggtgtttcattagcagtgacaaagataatgcttaaacaaatatttaataaatatcttaatgacctaacaaattcacaatgaCCTGAgagttgtagcattaaacattatgaCAAATAtcctgaggagacattcacatattggACTAATTGAGCTAGAACTCAGCAAtgagatgttatagtggccagaatacgcctgggatatagacgcatctggtagctttctcaaaacccaaatgtcgagtacacaatgtgtcacctttgtgaaagtgtcggaatacaccatgtgtcaactttgtgaaagtgtcgaaataCACCATGTGTTAAGTTTTGGAACATGTCGGAATACACAATATGTCAACcttgtgaaagtgtcggaatacaccatgtgtcaactttgtaaaagtgtcggaatacacctagggtcaactttgtgaaagtgtcgtaatacaccatgtgtcaacttcgtgaaagtgtcggaatacaccatgtgtcaaccttgtgaaagtgtcggaatacaccatgtgtcaacttcgtgaaagtgtcggaatacaccatgtgtcaaccttgtgaaagtgtcggaatacaccatgtgtcaaccttgtgaaagtgtcggaatacaccatgtgtcaaccttGTGAAAGATAAAACattcactcccttgaacattatattgtagaatgtcccatattgactgactttcgccctcctgagcTGAGGTATGttcaactctgtaactactatatgaatactggaacacttgatgatatattggacttgtacccaagattgactatgtaatacaTTAGTTATACaaagtatgtgatgtaactatgacCTAAGCTTGCAAAAGTATCTTAACCACCTTCAGTTGTTAAGTGCTTAACAACACACTGGTTTCTATAGCAACTATtttaccctgtcaaagtaggagagacataaatgTACAAGTGTTATAAGTTATTAGTGTTTATTTCCTTCTCGATTTTCGCGTCGACAAAATTAGAAATATTTCTGCTCAATATTTTTGCAAACAtttctgctcaaacctgaatctaaaccatttatatattttatgaataccagaggtcccaggacagagccttgatgcACTCCACTTACAATATTTACCCAGTTTGACTTAACCCTATTTATACTAacgctttgtttcctttggtattgccatgccctaatccaacttaataaagcacccccaataccgtgaGCCTCAATATTTGTAATCAATCTATCATGAGGCACTGCATCAAAAGCTTTGTTAAAGTcaaggtaaacaacgtcaaaccttttcaccatcaactgcctcaactatgctggaatagaatgagagcaaatttgttaaacaggaacattagtaaaaccatgttgtgaatcatttattagtcTATGgtgttcaagatggagacgaatggcTTTTGCATTTGAGGAATAATGTTTGTCATTAAATATATTGCAAACCCTGAAGTTGAGTAATGAAGAGATCGTCTCCCTGTATTACAACAATATACCATGATGAACAAATTTAGAttttagatatagatttagatacATATTTACCAGTAACAGATTTTGACGTAACTGCTGGAGTGGAGTGCTTTATTTTTAGGGAGGTAATTATTAATTTGataaataattttaagtagaagaGGTTTGGGTGGAAGAGAGTTTATAGTTCTGAGAAATGTGTGGAGGATTTAACCAACACCTGACACTGGTTTGGTATTCTTGGAAGaataatatttttatttgttGTGAATTGATGGTAGACGCTCAGCAGACTATCTGAGTCTGCTGAAGCAGACGTTCTAAACTACCTGAAGACGGTAATTGTGTTTATAATTAAGGAAGAGTACAGAGGTGCTACAAGCGAGGGAGAACTCCAGAGGTGCTACAAGCGAGGGAGAACTCCAGAGGTGCTACAAGCGAGGGAGAACTCCAGAGGTGCTACAAGCGAGGGAGAACTCCAGAGGTGCTACAAGCGAGGGAGAACTCCAGAGGTGCTACAAGCGAGGGAGAACTCCAGAGGTGCTACAAGCGAGGGAGAACTCCAGAGGTGCTACAAGCGAGGGAGAACTCCAGAGGTGCTACAAGCGAGGGAGAACTCCAGAGGTGCTACAAGCGAGGGAGAACTCCAGAGGTGCTACAAGCGAGGGAGAACTCCAGAGGTGCTACAAGAGAGGGAGAACTCCAGAGGGGCTACAAGAGAGGGAGAACTCCAGAGGTGCTACAAGAGAGGGAGAACTCCAGAGGTGCTACAAGAGAGGGAGAACTCCAGAGGTGCTACAAGAGAGGGAGAACGCCAGAGGGGCTACAAGAGGGAGAACGCCAGAGGGGCTACAAGAGACGGAGAACTCCAGAGGGGCTACAAGAGAAGGAGAACGCCAGAGGGGCTACAAGAGAAGGAGAACGCCAGAGGTGCTACAAGAGAGGGAGAACTCCAGAGGTGCTACAAGAGAGGGAGAACTCCAGAGGGGCTACAAGAGAGGGAGAACGCCAGAGGGGCTACAAGAGAAGGAGAACTCCAGAGGTGCTACAAGAGAGGGAGAACGCCAGAGGTGCTACAAGAGAGGGAGAACTCCAGAGGGGCTACAAGAGAGGGAGAACGCCAGAGGGGCTACAAGAGAAGGAGAACGCCAGAGGGGCTACAAGAGAAGGAGAACGCCAGAGGGGCTACAAGAGAAGGAGAACGCCAGAGGGGCTACAAGAGAGGGAGAACGCCAGAGGTGCTACAAGAGAGGGAGAACGCCAGAGGGACTACAAGAGAGGGAGAACGCCAGAGGTGCTACAAGAGAGGGAGAACGCCAGAGGTGCTACAAGAGAGGGAGAACGCCAGAGGGGCTACAAGAGAAGGAGAACGCCAGAGGGGCTACAAGAGAAGGAGAACGCCAGAGGGGCTACAAGAGAAGGAGAACGCCAGAGGGGCTACAAGAGAAGGAGAACGCCAGAGGGGCTACAAGAGACGGAGAACTCCAGAGGGGCTACAAGAGAAGGAGAACGCCAGAGGGGCTACAAGAGAAGGAGAACGCCAGAGGtgctacaagagagagagaactccaGAGGTGCTACAAGAGATGTAAAGTGTGGAATTTCTACACAAGAGGTAGACTACACAAGAGGTACAACATATACATTGTAAATTTAGAGTTGCAACAACCTCTAATAGTGAACGTGAATGATATGAAGAACCACCTTTGCTAGTTAGTAAACTGCCTCGGAATGTATAACACCGTTGAAGGAGGAGAACTTGAAAGTTCTGAAGGACCTGACATGTATCCTCAAGTATCCTCCTGTATCCTTCTGTGTCAGGATACAGGGAAGTGTGGTGAGAAATTTGAAAGTGTTGCAGAGTCTGTGGATGCTGGGAGATGCTTCTACAGCTTCAGTGAAGACTGCTTTATCTGTCGAtatttccgaggatcaacgtccccgcggcccgatctctGACCTGAGCGTCCTGGTTGGTCTGGTCTagtctgattaaccaggctgttcgatgctgctcctagcagctgtatCAAAGTCCAACTTTTCTCAGAAAGTTTGAGAATGAGACATTTTGAGGTTTTATGAGATAATGAGGTATGGGAAGTTGCTCGTTGTTACATAGTTTCAAAAGTTGCATGAAATACATGGTGAATGTATGAGTGGAGAGTAAAAATACTTTGTGAGTAAACTACCCTGTGAGTAAAACTACACTGTGAGTAAAATACATTTGTGAGTAAAATAGACTGTAAAATACTTTGTAAATAAAATACATTGTAGAAAAACATTGTGAGCAAAATACATTGTAAAATACGTTGTAAAATACATTGTGACTAAACTACATTGTAAATATATTGTGAGTAAACTATTATATGAAATACATTGTGAGTAAACTTCATTGTAATATACAATGTGAGTGAATACATTGTAAAATACTGAGCAAAATGCATTGTAAAATACATTGTAAAATACACTGTGAGTAAACTTCATTGTAATATACAATGTGAGTAAATACATTGTAATATACAATGTGAGTAAATACATTGTAAAATACTGAGCAAAATGCATTGTAAAATACATTGTAAAATACATTGTGAGtaaatacagtataaaatatagtgcgagtaaaataaatttaaaaatacGTTGTGAGTAAACTACACTATGAGTTAAATATATTGTgagtaaaacaataaacaaataataaGACTTCATTTACCTGTGAATTAACTACAATATAATAACTCACACAAAATATAACTGGCATAGCAACAAACCACTCGAGTCAAAGCTgtcgttaaccccccccccccttcccttataacccctcctccccaaccctccccaaccctggtggtggaggaccGGTGGCGGGTTAAGCCGGGGCCCAACAACCCGGATAGTGGTTCAGAACACCCCAACCCTAAGCCCAACACCCCATCCCTAAGCCCCTGACAAAGCCCATCATCCACAGCTCCGTAATCTCCCACAAACTCCTCTCTCTCCCACTGCCAGCTCCTGGGAGCGTCAGGCTTTACCCAGCAAACCCTGGGCTTAAGGGCAGTGATTAACACAGGTGTACGTCAGGGCCAACTGTGTTGGCTTACTGTTTTAGAGCCTTCCTTGAACACTGCCGCCATGCGGCTCCCAGAGTAGTAGAGCTGACGTTTGTCAACTGAACAGAGCAATCACACGGTGGCCACCTGAACGGAGTcaccacacagtgaccaacacaaccacacacccacacacaatccccccccccacacacacaacccccccccccacacacaaaacaccccacacacacaaaacaccccacacacaaaacacccccacacacacaaatcacccccccacacacacaacccccccccccacacccacatacacatatTCCAACTCCCACCGACCTTAAGACCATAAGACCGGTTTAGCGTCGTTGTGGTTGGACAAACAAGTTCTAGCGACCCATTTTCCGAGCCAACATCCCAGCGAGTGCCACTGAAGTGTTCAACAACGCTGGAAGTTGGGAATTTCGTGAACTCTGAGGAGTAGAACTGTTTTCTGTGAAGAAAATTCGCGTTGTGGCCGAATCTGCCGGAGGTGACAGCTGGCAGGGCAGAGTTGACCCAGACTAGCGCCTTGAGAGGTCATGTTATCACAAGATAACGCCGTAAAAACCACATCTCTGGGATTTATTCACCTGTTGTGCCTGGCAGAGGCAATTGGCACGTCTTCTATCTTAAGGGAGTCCTTTGCAACGATGGAAGCAGCAGGTGAAGCGAAATCACAGAATAACTTGGAGGAACTCTCAACTGAGAGAGAGgaactctcttcctctctccagaGCTCTGCCTCTCTCCAGAGCCTGTCTcttaccccagctctgcctctcaccccagctctgcctttcaccccagctctgcctctcaccccagctctgcctctcaccccagctctgcctctcatcatgctgctaccattgtaacgtgACCCCAATGTTACCACTATAACCTTTGCTGATAACCACTCACCGTAATGGTTGCCAATAACTGGTAACCCTTTAGGCtgtagtaattgaactgacatcacCCATCatcgggggagccggtcggccgagcggacagcacgcgggacttgcgatcctggggtcccgggttcgatcccaggcgccggcgagaaacagtgggcaaagtttctttcaccctatgcccctgttacctaacagtaaaaaaggtacctgggtgctagtcagctgtcacaggctgcttcctgggggtggaggcctggtcgaggaccaggccgcggggacactaaaagccccgaaatcatcaagataacctcaagataaccccagagAACTGGAAGAGTCCCATGTCAGCAGAACATTATCATCCAGTTATCTCGTGAAGGGGGGAATGGGGAGGAGGCGGggttggaggaagggggggggagggagaaaggtGGGATGGCTTGGATGGGGGAatcggggaagggggagggggagggggggaggggaaggttggCCAATGATGTTAGAAACATCTCTACAGTTCTCACAGCACTGGATGGTAAGATCCGGTAACTCATAAATAATTAATACAGCCGCCGCTCCTCCTGGAAC
Above is a window of Procambarus clarkii isolate CNS0578487 chromosome 3, FALCON_Pclarkii_2.0, whole genome shotgun sequence DNA encoding:
- the LOC138368627 gene encoding serine/arginine repetitive matrix protein 5-like, with amino-acid sequence MGNDVYQCYPDGSVEEGGRCTGFTCNIFEQSSLVPTAMKRVKDWTLSRLSESAEADVLNYLKTVIVFIIKEEYRGATSEGELQRCYKRGRTPEVLQARENSRGATSEGELQRCYKRGRTPEVLQARENSRGATSEGELQRCYKRGRTPEVLQARENSRGATSEGELQRCYKRGRTPEVLQERENSRGATREGELQRCYKRGRTPEVLQERENSRGATREGERQRGYKRENARGATRDGELQRGYKRRRTPEGLQEKENARGATREGELQRCYKRGRTPEGLQERENARGATREGELQRCYKRGRTPEVLQERENSRGATREGERQRGYKRRRTPEGLQEKENARGATREGERQRGYKRGRTPEVLQERENARGTTREGERQRCYKRGRTPEVLQERENARGATREGERQRGYKRRRTPEGLQEKENARGATREGERQRGYKRRRTPEGLQEKENARGATREGERQRCYKRERTPEVLQEM